The following proteins are co-located in the Brevibacillus laterosporus DSM 25 genome:
- a CDS encoding XkdQ/YqbQ family protein: protein MELLIDNKKGNVWDITDITTDITWKTSRIGKPSSLSFSFVDRGIYQDKTSFTVQNGDIVRFMKDGTNVFYGYVFSVIGGMDEDVKVTAYDQLRYLLTNDTYVFAKKTATEIIKQITEDVGLKVGELENSGHKIPTMIEDNQKLLDIIWKALDLSIVANGRNLVFYDDFGKLVLKDSTKMLLDFYLGDDSLMTDYAIDRNIDSDTYNRVKIVQDNKKTKKRDVYIAQDSANIAKWGRLQLFEKVDEGMTKAQIKQLLDTLIAVKNKETQRLSLTAIGDIRVRAGCFVPVSIERLGINQPFLVDECTHKFDGSEHTMTVDLKVV, encoded by the coding sequence CTGATATCACATGGAAGACAAGTAGAATCGGGAAACCCTCTAGCTTGTCTTTTTCTTTTGTCGATCGAGGTATCTATCAGGATAAAACTTCATTCACTGTACAGAATGGCGATATCGTACGCTTTATGAAAGATGGAACGAACGTTTTTTACGGTTATGTTTTCTCTGTCATTGGTGGAATGGATGAGGATGTAAAGGTAACTGCTTATGACCAGCTCAGGTATTTGCTAACGAATGATACCTATGTATTTGCAAAGAAAACAGCAACAGAAATTATTAAGCAGATTACAGAAGATGTGGGCCTAAAAGTAGGGGAGCTTGAAAACAGTGGTCACAAGATACCTACTATGATTGAGGATAACCAAAAACTACTAGATATCATTTGGAAAGCGTTGGATTTATCTATCGTTGCCAACGGAAGAAACCTTGTGTTCTATGATGATTTTGGCAAGTTGGTCCTGAAAGACTCCACTAAGATGCTGCTTGATTTTTACTTAGGTGATGATAGCTTAATGACCGATTATGCCATAGATCGGAATATTGATTCGGACACGTATAACAGAGTAAAGATTGTGCAGGACAATAAGAAAACAAAGAAGCGAGATGTATACATTGCCCAAGACTCAGCAAATATCGCCAAATGGGGACGTTTGCAGTTGTTTGAAAAAGTGGATGAGGGCATGACGAAAGCACAGATCAAGCAACTACTTGATACATTAATTGCTGTAAAAAACAAAGAGACACAGAGATTATCGCTTACTGCTATTGGCGATATCCGAGTAAGAGCAGGCTGTTTTGTTCCAGTTTCCATTGAGAGACTAGGGATTAACCAGCCTTTTCTTGTGGACGAATGTACTCATAAATTTGATGGCTCAGAACACACGATGACAGTCGATCTAAAGGTGGTGTAA
- a CDS encoding DUF2577 domain-containing protein, translated as MLEAIKQIVVGVDEASNRVAIFYGTVTSDKPLEVNVDQRFTLTEEFLVIPERLTLYEVDLSHTHTYTDVTPTGTVNKNTGVALPEKLIIRRAFKVGDTVLLMRVQGGNSYVVLDRVVAT; from the coding sequence ATGCTAGAAGCAATTAAACAAATAGTCGTAGGGGTTGATGAAGCAAGTAATCGGGTGGCTATTTTTTACGGGACCGTGACCAGCGATAAACCTTTAGAGGTCAACGTCGATCAACGATTCACACTGACAGAGGAGTTTCTAGTCATTCCAGAACGGCTTACCTTATATGAAGTTGATCTAAGCCACACCCATACCTACACCGATGTAACACCAACTGGTACGGTCAATAAGAACACAGGTGTAGCTTTACCAGAGAAATTAATTATTCGGCGTGCTTTTAAAGTCGGTGATACGGTCTTACTCATGCGTGTACAAGGTGGAAACAGTTATGTTGTACTGGATCGGGTGGTGGCCACATGA
- a CDS encoding DUF2634 domain-containing protein — protein sequence MILPQGSTIDSVTLEEVEQPSKTYKLDLVNKRIVGFVDGLDAVKQAVFKILSTIRFEYLIYSHDYGFESQSMEDEAIFRSEIQRCVREALLQDDRILDVTDFKITIEGDTSLTEFVVVSKYGDFKETKQVAR from the coding sequence ATGATTCTGCCACAAGGCTCTACAATTGATTCAGTCACTTTGGAAGAGGTGGAACAACCGAGTAAAACATATAAGCTAGACCTTGTAAATAAACGCATAGTCGGCTTTGTAGACGGTCTGGACGCGGTTAAACAGGCTGTATTTAAAATACTTTCTACCATTCGCTTTGAATACCTCATTTACTCTCATGACTACGGATTCGAGTCCCAAAGCATGGAGGATGAGGCTATTTTTCGTTCTGAGATACAACGGTGTGTCAGGGAGGCTCTTTTGCAAGATGACCGTATCCTTGATGTGACAGACTTTAAAATCACGATAGAAGGAGACACGTCTTTAACTGAGTTTGTTGTCGTATCTAAGTATGGTGATTTTAAAGAGACAAAGCAGGTGGCGCGATGA
- a CDS encoding baseplate J/gp47 family protein has protein sequence MKWTFESLFQFMLDQVRDDVDKRPDSSVIYDALSSVALAIIKIQTEQEINENLYYADTATGEYLDRRTEEDGIERRLATNAKRKGVFYDQEGRLFDIPLRSRYSHEDLNFIALERLAAGEFLLECETSGSAGNMVFGSLIPIEYIEGLGKGEITDVLIPGADEEDNESLRKRYFDAQESKPFGGNIADYKEKVGNIPGVGGVQVTPAWKGGGTVKCTIIGSDYNPPSQKLVDDVQTFVDPVVNSGLGLGLAPMGHRVTIVGNKKKTIDLRTKLILEADMHPDQIKGDVEKVYSDYLLELRKAWKNTKKTVVRISQIESRFLSIAGVLDVMDSTLNGSSGNLELDTEEAPYMGAVTIV, from the coding sequence ATGAAATGGACATTTGAGTCTTTATTCCAATTCATGCTTGATCAGGTACGTGATGATGTAGACAAAAGACCTGATAGTAGTGTGATCTATGATGCGCTTTCTTCTGTAGCTTTAGCTATTATCAAGATACAAACTGAACAAGAGATAAACGAAAATCTGTACTATGCTGACACCGCGACAGGAGAATATTTGGATCGAAGGACAGAAGAAGATGGAATTGAAAGGCGTCTGGCAACGAATGCAAAGCGTAAGGGTGTATTCTACGACCAAGAAGGCAGATTGTTTGATATTCCACTCAGAAGTAGATATTCGCATGAAGACTTGAATTTTATTGCATTAGAACGACTAGCAGCAGGTGAATTTCTCTTAGAGTGTGAGACATCTGGTTCGGCTGGAAACATGGTATTTGGTTCCCTTATTCCAATCGAATACATTGAGGGACTAGGAAAAGGAGAAATCACAGATGTTTTAATACCTGGGGCCGATGAGGAAGACAATGAATCGCTACGAAAAAGATATTTTGATGCACAAGAAAGTAAGCCGTTCGGAGGCAACATTGCAGATTACAAAGAAAAGGTAGGAAACATACCAGGTGTTGGGGGTGTACAAGTCACGCCTGCTTGGAAAGGTGGAGGCACAGTCAAATGTACCATTATAGGTAGTGACTACAATCCGCCGTCACAAAAGTTGGTGGATGATGTCCAAACCTTTGTTGATCCAGTAGTGAATAGTGGTCTTGGCTTAGGATTAGCTCCTATGGGGCATCGGGTTACGATAGTGGGCAACAAAAAGAAAACGATAGACCTACGTACTAAACTAATCTTGGAGGCTGACATGCATCCAGATCAAATAAAAGGCGATGTCGAAAAGGTCTATTCCGATTATCTCCTAGAGCTACGTAAGGCATGGAAAAATACAAAGAAAACCGTTGTTCGTATCAGTCAGATCGAGTCACGGTTTCTTTCTATTGCAGGGGTATTAGACGTAATGGATTCTACATTAAACGGTTCCTCTGGAAATCTGGAGTTAGACACGGAAGAAGCGCCGTATATGGGGGCGGTGACGATTGTCTAA
- a CDS encoding putative phage tail protein, which translates to MSNELMKYLPPYYHDILEMQEYTRAASLAVDMVAKAVEQELADQFIETASEKGIARRERMLRIKPRSDETLEFRRMRLKNRKSIKPPFTESWLQHQLDRLLGKGRVTVEIDILNFILSVNAEIENAPAFREVEHTVRTTIPANLVYQQRTQIRESITLSEKIIKQTIVRQTRLSTTWRLGRTPFAEALDEKEVIQLPLNRLTKLSTKWQVGSTPFAEAIRDDNQ; encoded by the coding sequence TTGTCTAATGAATTAATGAAATATCTTCCCCCGTACTATCATGACATTCTCGAAATGCAAGAATATACACGTGCAGCCTCTCTTGCTGTCGATATGGTAGCCAAAGCTGTTGAACAAGAGTTAGCAGACCAATTCATCGAAACAGCAAGCGAAAAGGGCATAGCTCGCCGTGAGAGAATGCTACGGATTAAACCAAGAAGTGATGAGACACTGGAGTTCCGTAGGATGAGGCTAAAGAATCGAAAATCTATCAAACCGCCATTTACAGAGAGTTGGCTACAGCATCAATTAGACCGTTTACTCGGCAAAGGAAGGGTAACGGTTGAGATTGATATCCTCAATTTCATTCTTAGTGTTAACGCTGAAATCGAAAATGCACCAGCTTTCCGAGAAGTGGAGCATACAGTTCGGACAACGATTCCAGCTAATCTAGTGTATCAGCAGCGAACACAAATTAGAGAAAGTATCACTCTTTCAGAAAAGATCATTAAACAAACGATTGTTCGTCAAACAAGACTTTCTACTACATGGAGGCTAGGCCGGACACCGTTTGCAGAGGCACTAGATGAAAAAGAAGTGATTCAGCTTCCTCTAAACCGACTCACAAAACTTTCAACAAAATGGCAAGTAGGTTCCACTCCATTTGCGGAGGCGATAAGAGATGATAACCAATGA
- a CDS encoding BhlA/UviB family holin-like peptide produces MEEQIFNSLLTQGPFALLFVWLLFSTKKEGRERETRLVKQAEERETKLMDHNERMVIQLERNTGTLQQIERSLNGLENELQELKEKVG; encoded by the coding sequence ATGGAGGAGCAAATTTTTAATTCTTTATTAACACAAGGACCATTTGCGCTTTTATTTGTATGGCTATTGTTTTCTACAAAAAAAGAGGGAAGGGAACGGGAAACAAGATTGGTAAAACAGGCCGAGGAACGCGAAACAAAGCTTATGGACCATAACGAACGAATGGTAATCCAACTGGAACGAAATACAGGTACATTACAGCAGATTGAACGCAGTCTAAACGGCTTAGAAAACGAATTACAAGAACTAAAAGAAAAGGTGGGCTAA
- a CDS encoding N-acetylmuramoyl-L-alanine amidase family protein, whose product MQTIQDFVPAGQKNRPGRKMIPKYITIHNTGNAGKGADALSHAKYIKGDAAEQRQASWHFTVDDKRIIQHLPLDEMAWHCGDGNGPGNSSSIGIEICENIDGDIRKAEDLAAQLAADLLKQFNLGIDRVKQHWDWSGKNCPHVLRARPNGWRDFVALIKSKGEVQMKPEVANEIISHLQGQWAFYNQMGMKDDAVRIGQLADELRVASGQKVQNK is encoded by the coding sequence ATGCAGACTATACAAGATTTTGTTCCAGCAGGGCAAAAGAACCGTCCGGGGCGTAAAATGATTCCGAAATACATCACGATTCATAATACAGGCAATGCAGGAAAAGGCGCTGATGCTCTTTCTCATGCTAAATACATCAAAGGTGATGCGGCTGAACAAAGACAAGCATCTTGGCATTTCACTGTAGATGATAAACGCATCATTCAGCATCTGCCGTTAGATGAAATGGCATGGCATTGCGGTGATGGTAATGGCCCTGGTAACTCATCATCTATTGGAATTGAAATTTGTGAGAACATTGACGGAGATATCCGAAAAGCAGAGGACTTAGCTGCTCAACTGGCTGCTGATCTACTAAAGCAGTTCAATCTTGGAATTGATAGAGTTAAGCAACATTGGGATTGGAGTGGGAAGAACTGCCCTCACGTTTTAAGAGCGCGTCCCAATGGCTGGAGAGACTTTGTAGCATTAATTAAATCAAAAGGAGAGGTTCAAATGAAACCAGAGGTAGCGAATGAAATTATCAGCCATTTACAAGGACAATGGGCTTTTTACAATCAAATGGGTATGAAGGATGATGCTGTGAGGATCGGGCAACTGGCAGATGAGTTGAGGGTTGCTAGTGGACAGAAAGTACAAAATAAATAA